From the genome of Fusobacterium varium, one region includes:
- a CDS encoding Predicted P-loop ATPase and inactivated derivatives: MKFDREITISSAGSRFAVIWTKQKIYWSELIEKLKTPVRSPETLEEYLKYPKSKQDNLKDVGGFVGGELIDNNRKKGASGRDIIALDLDNIEAGQTQEVLKKIGGLGCAYAVYSTRKHSDYKPRLRILIPGDRTLTPDEYEPAARKLASMIGIALCDPTTFQVTRLMYWPSCSIDSSYVYAYEDKAFLNVDGILGMYKDWQDVAEWPQVPGSEKTIASLRKKQENPLEKTGIIGAFCRSYTIIEAIEKFIPDAYEIHENSDRLTFTGGSTFGGAILYEDGLFLYSHHATDPASMKLCNAFDLVRLHKFKDLDDEAKEGTPTAKLPSFTAMNKLMLKDEKVIKILDKERSESVKNDFYDLDPEDGEEIEWMKKLKRNENSGQIEKTRENISIILENDLQLKGKMVYDEFSNRGIVTGALPWNKTDEERLWKDVDDAELRTYLETVYRITGDKKIDDVLLAYCHKYKINKVKKYLEELKWDGVKRVDTLLHDYLGAENNVYTQEVMRKSMVAAVARAMGLYVKWDQMPILSGPQGIGKSTFLRMLGKNWFSDSLQTFEGKDASETIQGTWINEIGELASMNRSELNSVKLFLSKVEDIFREAYGRRTEKFPRRCIFFGTTNSSDFLRDSTGDRRFWPVDVGIVSPQKSVFKELGVEVDQLWAEAFCYWQLGEDLLLSVEAQKIAEEEQKAHKETNSLEGLIEVFLEKEIPENWNTLDINYRKAIMSGDFTQENAKTIKRTKVCALEIWVECLKGDPKNIQRRNSMEINAIVAGLENWQKCKSFLRFGPYGTQRGFIRKG; the protein is encoded by the coding sequence TGGTAGCAGGTTTGCTGTGATATGGACCAAGCAGAAAATATACTGGTCAGAGTTGATAGAAAAGTTAAAAACACCAGTAAGATCTCCTGAAACTTTGGAGGAATATTTAAAATATCCAAAGAGTAAACAGGATAATTTAAAAGATGTAGGGGGATTTGTTGGTGGAGAACTTATAGATAATAATAGAAAAAAAGGAGCATCAGGAAGAGACATAATAGCGCTAGACTTAGATAATATTGAAGCAGGGCAAACACAAGAAGTATTAAAGAAGATTGGTGGATTAGGGTGTGCTTATGCTGTGTATTCAACTAGAAAACATAGTGATTACAAACCTAGATTAAGAATACTTATTCCAGGGGATAGAACATTAACTCCTGATGAGTATGAGCCAGCAGCAAGAAAACTAGCAAGTATGATAGGGATTGCATTATGCGACCCTACTACCTTTCAAGTGACTAGATTAATGTATTGGCCAAGCTGTAGCATTGATAGCAGCTATGTGTATGCATATGAAGATAAAGCCTTTTTAAATGTAGATGGGATACTTGGAATGTATAAAGACTGGCAGGATGTGGCAGAATGGCCACAAGTTCCAGGAAGTGAAAAAACAATTGCCAGTTTAAGAAAAAAACAAGAAAATCCATTAGAGAAAACTGGGATAATAGGGGCATTTTGTAGGAGCTATACAATAATTGAAGCAATAGAAAAATTTATTCCTGATGCATATGAGATACATGAGAATAGCGATAGATTGACTTTTACAGGTGGAAGTACATTTGGTGGAGCTATTTTATATGAGGATGGGTTATTTCTATACAGCCATCATGCAACTGATCCAGCTAGTATGAAACTTTGCAATGCTTTTGATCTTGTAAGACTTCATAAGTTTAAAGACTTGGATGATGAAGCTAAGGAAGGAACACCAACAGCAAAATTACCAAGTTTTACAGCTATGAATAAATTAATGTTAAAAGATGAAAAAGTTATAAAGATACTAGATAAAGAAAGAAGCGAAAGTGTAAAAAATGATTTCTATGATTTGGATCCAGAAGATGGAGAAGAAATAGAATGGATGAAAAAATTAAAAAGAAATGAGAATTCAGGACAGATAGAGAAAACTAGAGAAAATATATCGATAATACTTGAAAACGACTTACAGCTAAAAGGAAAGATGGTATATGATGAATTCTCAAATAGAGGAATAGTAACAGGAGCTTTACCCTGGAATAAAACTGATGAAGAAAGATTATGGAAAGATGTAGATGATGCAGAGTTAAGAACTTATTTAGAAACAGTTTACAGAATTACTGGAGATAAGAAAATTGATGATGTACTTCTTGCATATTGTCACAAATACAAAATAAATAAAGTTAAAAAATATCTTGAAGAGCTTAAATGGGATGGAGTTAAGAGAGTAGATACTTTATTACACGATTATTTAGGAGCTGAAAATAATGTATATACTCAAGAAGTAATGAGAAAATCAATGGTAGCAGCAGTAGCAAGGGCAATGGGATTATATGTTAAATGGGACCAGATGCCTATACTCTCAGGGCCACAAGGAATTGGAAAGAGTACTTTTTTAAGAATGCTTGGTAAAAATTGGTTTTCAGATAGTTTACAAACATTTGAGGGTAAAGATGCAAGTGAGACTATCCAGGGAACATGGATAAATGAAATAGGTGAGCTTGCATCTATGAATAGGAGTGAATTAAATTCCGTAAAACTCTTTTTAAGTAAAGTGGAGGATATATTCAGAGAAGCTTATGGAAGAAGAACAGAAAAATTTCCTAGAAGGTGTATATTCTTTGGAACTACAAACAGCAGCGATTTTTTAAGAGATAGTACTGGTGATAGAAGATTTTGGCCTGTAGATGTGGGAATAGTAAGTCCTCAAAAATCAGTATTTAAGGAATTGGGAGTTGAAGTAGATCAGTTGTGGGCTGAAGCATTTTGCTACTGGCAATTAGGGGAAGACTTGCTTTTATCTGTGGAAGCACAAAAGATTGCAGAGGAAGAGCAAAAAGCACATAAAGAAACAAACTCTTTAGAAGGGCTAATAGAAGTATTTTTAGAAAAAGAAATTCCTGAAAATTGGAATACTTTGGATATAAATTATAGAAAAGCAATAATGAGTGGAGATTTTACACAAGAAAATGCAAAAACAATAAAGAGAACTAAAGTATGTGCTTTAGAAATATGGGTTGAATGTTTAAAAGGGGATCCTAAAAATATTCAAAGAAGAAATTCTATGGAGATAAATGCAATTGTGGCGGGCCTAGAAAATTGGCAAAAATGTAAATCTTTTTTAAGATTCGGACCTTATGGAACACAAAGAGGGTTTATAAGAAAAGGGTAA